In Helianthus annuus cultivar XRQ/B chromosome 9, HanXRQr2.0-SUNRISE, whole genome shotgun sequence, the following are encoded in one genomic region:
- the LOC118481735 gene encoding uncharacterized protein LOC118481735: MKKAGNPVTNRAAIKKLLDSLPKEWSLQCMMIKKEFLNNPNPVTLSDLINTLRAFEMDVNKREMNTAGYQPKATQPSAGLKNVAFLASGGITPQASDLIYANASASASKAPQLVEKTITVDTQALKVSTENVALFNTFLSSYEALMSGELKKEMFTAEDMYQKFQDKTGKRLGLGKAGFDKSKLRCYNCKNLGHFKRDCPMLKEGNSEATPAAKQITAEENKSNASPSTPKALVVEDYDWSEEITEAKEQVNKALMAKISSESSAKHFEKQTTGIPTGNNDADQGLKGILPSVESGDKAEKDAEKGKDKVQATAMKADASKEKADKDLIPLSVKKMCAMMMETAEGQK; encoded by the exons atgaagaaaGCTGGAAATCCTGTAACCAATCGTGCTGCAATAAAGAAATTGCTTGACTCGCTCCCCAAGGAATGGAGCCTGCAGTgtatgatgatcaagaaggaaTTCCTCAACAATCCTAATCCTGTTACTCTGTCAGATCTGATCAACACTCTAAGGGCATTTGAAATGGACGTAAACAAGAGAGAGATGAACACTGCTGGATATCAACCTAAAGCAACTCAACCTTCAGCAGGACTGAAGAATGTAGCGTTTCTCGCTTCAGGGGGCATTACTCCACAAGCTTCTGATCTAATTTATGCAAATGCTTCCGCAAGCGCATCTAAAGCCCCACAACTTGTTGAGAAAACGATCACTGTCGATACTCAAGCACTGAAAGTTTCAACCGAGAATGTGGCACTCTTTAACACTTTCCTAAGCAGCTATGAAGCCCTAATGTCTGGGGAATTGAAGAAGGAGATGTTTACTGCcgaagacatgtatcag AAGTTTCAAGACAAGACAGGCAAGCGATTAGGTCTTGGAAAAGCtggttttgacaagtctaagCTGAGGTGCTACAACTGTAAGAATCTTGGACACTTCAAGCGTGACTGTCCGATGTTGAAAGAGGGAAACAGTGAAGCTACTCCTGCTGCTAAACAGATCACTGCCGAAGAAAACAAAAGCAACGCTTCTCCCAGTACGCCAAAGGCTTTGGTTGTTGAAGACTATGACTGGAGCGAAGAGATCACTGAAGCTAAGGAACAAGTCAACAAAGCCCTGATGGCCAAAATCTCTAGTGAATCATCTGCAAAGCACTTTGAGAAGCAGACAACGGGAATCCCAACTGGAAACAATGATGCTGACCAGGGATTGAAAGGTATTCTGCCTTCAGTGGAGTCTGGTGATAAAGCTGAAAAAGATGCTGAGAAAGGAAAGGATAAAGTTCAAGCTACAGCCATGAAAGCAGATGCATCAAAAGAGAAGGCTgacaaagacttg ATTCCATTgagtgtaaagaagatgtgtgcgatgatGATGGAGACTGCGGAGGGTCAAAAATAG